A window of Ruminococcus champanellensis 18P13 = JCM 17042 contains these coding sequences:
- a CDS encoding ACT domain-containing protein has protein sequence MNEQRRLIVVDSSVLPEVILKVLAVKKLLASREEKSSASACKRIGISRSAYYKYRDSVFSYDDKMTKRILTLSALLRDEPGILSSVLVTLHACEANILTVNQNIPMDGVAAVTISLRLSGGNEGALQLRTRIAQLKGVVDVKLLSGE, from the coding sequence ATGAACGAACAAAGACGGCTGATCGTAGTGGATTCCTCCGTTTTGCCGGAGGTCATTCTGAAAGTACTTGCTGTCAAGAAGCTGCTGGCAAGCCGGGAGGAAAAAAGCTCTGCCTCTGCATGCAAGCGCATCGGCATCTCCCGCAGCGCCTACTACAAGTACCGGGACAGTGTATTCTCCTACGATGACAAGATGACCAAACGGATTTTGACTCTGTCAGCGCTTCTGCGGGACGAGCCGGGCATTCTCTCCAGTGTGCTGGTGACTCTGCACGCCTGTGAAGCAAACATCCTGACGGTCAACCAGAACATCCCCATGGACGGGGTTGCAGCAGTTACCATTTCCCTGCGGCTCAGCGGCGGCAACGAGGGTGCATTGCAGCTCCGTACCCGCATTGCACAGCTCAAGGGCGTGGTGGATGTCAAGCTCTTGTCCGGAGAATAA
- a CDS encoding DNA recombination protein RmuC gives MQYAILILLILAVILLLILIFRRSRDLIDAMEQQLSQAKDALLEQERLMQQEWSSGMHQNIRTMGDGLLTAEKLGREAQEQQLKLMDRSIGTRQQVLREELNAQLSQLEKRLQTFELSSEQKLEGMRSTLSRHMMDMQETNSRQLDQIRSTVDEKLQKTLDEKMAQSFQLVSTRLEEVYKGLGEMQTLAAGVGDLKKVLSNVKTRGILGEYQLGALLSELLAPEQYETDIATIPGSKNRVEFAVRLPGEGAEPVYLPIDSKFHGEAYAQLQDAYEHGDPAAVKVAREVLVSRLKQSAKDIRDKYVEPPYTTSFGILFVPFEGLYAEAVSLGMVEILQQQYQINLAGPSTMAALLNALQMGFHTLAIQKRSNEIWQVLGAVKTEFLRFEDILAATQKHMQQVSTDLDKLVGVRTRAINRKLRSIEQLEPQDASALLEEEPQ, from the coding sequence ATGCAATATGCAATTCTGATTTTGCTGATCCTTGCCGTCATCCTGCTGCTGATTCTCATATTCCGCCGCAGCCGGGATCTCATCGACGCCATGGAGCAGCAGCTATCACAAGCAAAAGATGCCCTGTTGGAACAGGAACGACTCATGCAGCAGGAATGGAGCAGCGGCATGCACCAGAACATCCGCACCATGGGCGACGGGCTGCTGACGGCGGAAAAGCTGGGCAGAGAGGCACAGGAGCAGCAGCTCAAGCTGATGGATCGGAGCATCGGCACCCGACAGCAGGTACTGCGGGAGGAGCTCAATGCGCAGCTGTCCCAGCTGGAAAAGCGGCTCCAGACCTTTGAGCTTTCCAGCGAACAGAAGCTGGAGGGTATGCGCAGCACCCTGTCCCGGCACATGATGGACATGCAGGAAACCAACAGCCGTCAGCTGGATCAGATCCGGTCAACGGTGGACGAAAAACTGCAAAAGACCCTGGACGAAAAAATGGCACAGTCCTTTCAGCTTGTCAGCACCCGGCTGGAGGAAGTATACAAGGGACTTGGGGAAATGCAGACCCTTGCCGCCGGCGTGGGAGACCTGAAAAAGGTGCTGTCCAACGTCAAGACCAGGGGCATTCTGGGGGAATACCAGCTGGGGGCGCTGCTGTCGGAGCTGCTGGCGCCGGAGCAGTATGAAACGGACATTGCCACCATTCCCGGCAGCAAAAACCGGGTGGAATTTGCCGTGCGCCTTCCGGGAGAGGGTGCAGAACCGGTATATCTGCCCATTGATTCCAAATTTCACGGGGAAGCCTATGCCCAACTGCAGGACGCCTACGAGCATGGGGATCCGGCGGCAGTCAAGGTCGCACGGGAGGTACTGGTAAGTCGGCTCAAGCAGTCCGCCAAGGACATCCGGGACAAGTATGTGGAGCCGCCCTACACCACCTCCTTCGGCATACTGTTTGTTCCCTTTGAAGGATTGTATGCAGAGGCGGTCAGCCTTGGGATGGTGGAGATCCTACAGCAGCAGTATCAGATCAATCTGGCAGGACCAAGCACCATGGCGGCTCTGCTGAATGCGCTGCAAATGGGCTTCCACACCCTTGCCATCCAGAAGCGCAGCAATGAAATCTGGCAGGTGCTGGGCGCTGTCAAGACGGAGTTCCTCCGGTTCGAGGATATTCTGGCTGCCACCCAAAAGCATATGCAGCAGGTTTCCACTGACCTGGACAAGCTGGTAGGCGTCCGGACACGTGCCATCAACCGGAAACTCCGCAGCATCGAACAACTGGAGCCCCAGGACGCTTCCGCATTGTTGGAGGAGGAACCCCAATAA
- a CDS encoding AraC family transcriptional regulator, translating into MQHPDTRENRIHSSSAKPFSYYECVIPDYFNCVPMHWHREFELNYIREGAAEFICGEEKFTSAKGDIILTQPNVLHSIYPCPGTRQVYDTLVFSPALLGGSDADRYNSACIQPLVTGSMRIPTRITSTHPYYNALQSMTEQIFSCARGDTPQLDMLLRSEMLRLFWLLETEAESPPHVGASGENIRPALEYIAAHFREPITIAQLAASVHLSESYFMNQFRRHVGLSAVEYMTHFRIDVACKALKQTKCSVLEIALDCGFRNLSNFNRHFRSIVGCSPTEYRKKNGCAASM; encoded by the coding sequence ATGCAGCATCCGGATACCAGGGAAAACCGGATTCATTCTTCCAGCGCCAAGCCCTTCAGCTATTATGAATGTGTGATCCCGGATTACTTCAACTGTGTGCCCATGCATTGGCACCGGGAGTTTGAACTGAATTATATCCGGGAGGGGGCGGCAGAGTTTATTTGCGGGGAGGAGAAATTTACTTCTGCCAAGGGAGATATCATTCTGACACAGCCCAATGTGCTGCATTCGATTTATCCTTGCCCCGGCACCCGGCAGGTATACGATACCCTGGTGTTCAGCCCGGCATTGTTGGGCGGATCGGATGCAGACCGGTACAACAGCGCTTGCATCCAGCCTCTGGTGACCGGCAGTATGCGGATACCCACCCGGATTACATCGACCCACCCTTATTATAACGCTCTGCAAAGCATGACCGAGCAGATCTTTTCCTGTGCCAGAGGGGATACGCCCCAGTTGGATATGCTGCTGCGCAGTGAGATGCTTCGTTTGTTCTGGCTGTTGGAAACGGAGGCGGAGAGTCCGCCCCATGTGGGTGCTTCCGGTGAGAATATTCGCCCGGCTCTGGAATACATAGCAGCACATTTCAGAGAACCGATCACCATTGCGCAGCTTGCTGCATCGGTGCATTTGAGTGAAAGCTATTTTATGAACCAATTCCGCAGACATGTGGGGCTGAGTGCGGTGGAGTATATGACGCATTTTCGGATTGATGTGGCATGCAAGGCATTGAAGCAGACCAAATGTAGTGTTCTGGAAATCGCCCTGGACTGTGGGTTTCGGAATCTCTCTAATTTTAACCGGCATTTTCGGAGCATTGTGGGCTGTTCTCCGACAGAATACAGAAAAAAGAATGGGTGCGCAGCATCCATGTAA
- a CDS encoding TIM-barrel domain-containing protein: MIRKYLYGTPFPTNAVVTDIPPSTEQLPFFETDSKGTFTYPLQNEDIVYGLGEQIRGINKRGWQYVSWNSDNPNHQEDTRSLYGAHNFILISGRQTFGAFFDNPGRMEFDIGYTHGNRMQIRAEKNDLTVYIITGQDEKHIVKQFRQLIGRSYVPPFWAFGYGQSRWGYQNEQDVRQVAQQYQAAGIPLDSIYLDIDYMERYKDFTVDPKRFPDLGKLVQDMRTQGIRLVPIIDAGVKIETGYDVYQEGVAHNYFCKNAEGKDFVGAVWPGRVHFPDFLQPEARDWFGKKYAVLTDLGIEGFWNDMNEPAIFYTEDRLAETCSEIQRLTAGNMGIDEYFAFTGMVAGLNGNKGDYDKFYHNVAGKMVKHSDVHNLYGMNMTRSAYEALREICPDKRTLFFSRSSYIGAHRYGGIWQGDNKSWWSHILQSMQQLPGLNMAGFLFTGSDTGGFGSDTTEDLMLRWLQYALFTPLFRNHSANGTRMQELYRFDTLHAAGEMVKIRYCLIPYLYSEFLKAALRDDMMFKPLAFDFPADHMAKETEDQLLIGDELMIAPVYKQNARGRYVYLPEEMMLVRMQTWDQIHTEILPKGHHYVDVALEELVFFIRQQKAIPFGRPARNTDCIDHSALQLLGYPGCTYELYADNGFSPEPETSLSVTTL; the protein is encoded by the coding sequence ATGATCCGGAAGTATCTATACGGAACTCCCTTTCCCACCAACGCAGTGGTAACGGACATTCCCCCATCCACTGAACAACTGCCCTTTTTTGAAACCGACAGCAAAGGCACCTTCACCTATCCTCTGCAGAACGAGGACATTGTGTATGGTCTGGGTGAGCAGATCCGGGGTATCAACAAGCGGGGCTGGCAGTATGTAAGCTGGAATTCCGACAATCCCAACCACCAGGAGGACACCCGTTCTCTGTACGGTGCGCACAATTTCATTCTCATCAGCGGCAGGCAGACCTTCGGCGCATTCTTCGACAATCCGGGCAGAATGGAATTCGACATCGGCTATACCCACGGCAATCGGATGCAGATCCGGGCAGAAAAAAATGACCTGACAGTTTACATCATCACCGGTCAGGACGAAAAACACATTGTCAAGCAGTTCCGACAGCTCATCGGCAGAAGCTACGTTCCGCCCTTCTGGGCATTTGGCTACGGTCAGAGCCGCTGGGGTTATCAAAATGAGCAGGACGTGCGGCAGGTGGCGCAGCAGTATCAGGCTGCCGGCATTCCACTTGACAGCATTTACCTAGACATTGACTACATGGAGCGGTATAAGGATTTCACTGTAGATCCGAAGCGTTTCCCGGATCTGGGAAAGCTGGTACAGGATATGCGGACACAGGGCATCCGGCTGGTACCCATCATTGACGCAGGTGTGAAGATCGAAACAGGCTACGATGTATACCAGGAAGGAGTAGCTCACAATTACTTCTGCAAGAACGCAGAGGGTAAGGATTTCGTCGGGGCGGTATGGCCCGGGCGTGTGCATTTCCCGGATTTTTTGCAGCCGGAAGCACGGGACTGGTTCGGAAAAAAGTATGCAGTCCTGACTGACCTGGGCATTGAGGGCTTCTGGAACGATATGAACGAACCGGCAATTTTCTACACGGAGGATCGGCTTGCGGAAACCTGCAGCGAGATTCAGAGGCTGACTGCCGGCAATATGGGAATTGACGAATACTTCGCCTTTACCGGCATGGTAGCAGGGCTCAACGGCAACAAGGGAGACTACGACAAATTCTATCACAACGTAGCGGGAAAGATGGTCAAGCACAGCGATGTGCACAATCTCTATGGCATGAATATGACCCGCTCCGCATATGAGGCACTCCGGGAGATCTGCCCGGACAAGCGAACCCTGTTCTTCTCCCGTTCCTCCTACATCGGCGCACACCGATACGGAGGTATCTGGCAGGGGGATAACAAGTCTTGGTGGTCCCACATTCTCCAGTCCATGCAGCAGCTACCCGGACTCAATATGGCTGGATTCCTGTTTACCGGATCGGACACAGGTGGCTTTGGAAGCGATACAACGGAAGATCTGATGCTCCGTTGGCTGCAATATGCCCTGTTTACTCCCCTGTTCCGGAATCACTCTGCCAACGGTACCCGCATGCAGGAGCTATACCGATTTGATACCCTGCATGCTGCGGGGGAAATGGTCAAGATCCGCTACTGCCTGATCCCCTATCTGTACAGTGAATTTCTGAAAGCCGCCCTAAGGGACGATATGATGTTCAAGCCGCTGGCGTTCGACTTCCCGGCGGATCACATGGCAAAGGAGACGGAGGATCAACTGCTGATCGGCGATGAACTGATGATCGCCCCCGTATACAAGCAGAATGCAAGGGGGCGGTATGTATACCTGCCGGAGGAGATGATGCTGGTGAGAATGCAGACCTGGGATCAGATCCATACGGAAATCCTGCCGAAGGGGCATCATTACGTGGACGTTGCCCTGGAGGAATTGGTATTCTTTATCCGTCAGCAAAAGGCGATTCCCTTCGGAAGACCTGCCCGGAACACTGACTGCATCGATCATTCTGCTTTGCAGTTGCTGGGCTACCCCGGCTGCACCTATGAGCTGTATGCAGACAATGGCTTTTCCCCGGAGCCGGAAACAAGCCTTTCTGTCACGACTCTTTGA
- a CDS encoding OadG family protein: MKTWMMLANAAPLFMSEMNGNEKIPFTGIIAVTLTGFAVVFLGLIILIAFVSLLGKFFESRSNKSKPDAPSAPKQEQKPAPKPAPKSPAADLNEEQAVVAAICAAISAMGDAEGTTYAVKSIRPRQASVRGARPAWYMAGLRDNTTPF; this comes from the coding sequence ATGAAAACTTGGATGATGCTGGCAAATGCCGCCCCGCTTTTCATGTCGGAAATGAACGGCAACGAGAAAATTCCCTTTACGGGTATTATTGCTGTCACACTGACCGGCTTTGCGGTGGTATTCCTTGGGCTGATCATTCTGATCGCATTTGTGTCCCTGCTTGGAAAGTTCTTTGAAAGCCGATCCAACAAGAGTAAGCCGGATGCGCCTTCTGCCCCCAAACAGGAGCAGAAGCCTGCTCCCAAGCCGGCTCCGAAATCTCCGGCTGCGGATCTGAATGAAGAGCAGGCAGTGGTTGCGGCGATTTGTGCAGCGATCTCTGCCATGGGCGATGCTGAGGGCACAACCTACGCCGTAAAGTCCATTCGACCCAGACAGGCTTCGGTTCGGGGCGCAAGACCCGCCTGGTATATGGCTGGGCTGCGGGATAATACCACACCATTTTAA
- a CDS encoding glutamine synthetase III, translating to MSEQAKHPSVSEYFGCNVFNDTVMRERLPKDIYKSVMKTKQFGIALESDVADVVANAMKDWAVEKGATHYTHWFQPMTGITAEKHDAFITPAGDGKVILDFSGKELIKGEPDASSFPSGGLRATFEARGYTAWDPTSNAFIKDNTLCIPTAFCSYTGQILDKKTPLLRSMEVVNEQALRILRLFGNTTATRVSTTVGPEQEYFLVDKKTYDQREDLILTGRTLFGAMSPKGQEMEDHYFGNIKQRVSDFMKDLDCELWKLGIYAKTKHNEVAPAQHELAPIFTTSNIAADHNQLTMEMMKKIALKHGLVCLLHEKPFAGVNGSGKHNNWSISSNDGQNLLDPGDTPLHNMQFLTFLCAIIKGVHEYAPLLRLSAASAGNDHRLGANEAPPAVVSIFIGDDLQRVLDALENGTNIKTDQDLEFVIGVDALPNFRKDATDRNRTSPFAFTGNKFEFRMLGSADSISCTNTIMNTIVAQELCEFADKLEQAEDFDKALKELLIQTIKEHKAIIFNGNGYSDEWLEEAARRGLPNLVSTVDALPHYMDPQNIAMFEKFRIYTKEEIASRTDILLENYSKVINIEAMTMLDMTKKKLLPAAMEYGKKICDTAIAKKQLGLDASAETKLAADLDSNTAKMYEAMQALESKVNAAKEIGDVLECAKAYRSQVFSAMGDLRTYADQLEMLVSAEDWPLPPYSDLLFNV from the coding sequence ATGTCAGAGCAAGCAAAGCATCCGTCCGTTTCCGAGTATTTTGGCTGTAACGTATTCAATGATACGGTGATGCGGGAAAGACTGCCGAAGGATATCTACAAATCCGTGATGAAAACCAAGCAGTTCGGCATTGCACTGGAAAGCGATGTAGCAGATGTGGTGGCAAATGCCATGAAGGACTGGGCAGTGGAAAAGGGTGCAACCCACTACACCCACTGGTTCCAGCCTATGACAGGTATCACCGCTGAAAAGCATGACGCTTTCATCACCCCCGCCGGCGACGGCAAGGTGATTCTGGACTTCTCCGGCAAGGAGCTCATCAAGGGCGAGCCGGACGCTTCTTCCTTCCCCTCCGGCGGTCTGCGTGCCACATTTGAGGCAAGAGGCTACACCGCTTGGGATCCTACCTCCAATGCATTTATCAAGGACAATACCCTGTGCATCCCCACAGCGTTCTGTTCCTACACCGGTCAGATTCTGGACAAGAAGACGCCGCTGCTGCGTTCTATGGAAGTAGTCAACGAACAGGCTTTGCGTATCCTGCGCCTGTTCGGCAACACCACTGCTACCCGGGTTTCTACCACGGTTGGCCCGGAGCAGGAATACTTCCTGGTAGACAAGAAGACCTACGATCAGCGTGAGGATCTGATCCTCACCGGCAGAACCCTGTTCGGCGCAATGTCTCCGAAGGGTCAGGAGATGGAGGATCACTACTTCGGCAACATCAAGCAGAGAGTATCCGACTTTATGAAGGATCTGGACTGTGAGCTGTGGAAGCTGGGCATCTACGCCAAGACCAAGCACAACGAGGTTGCTCCGGCACAGCACGAGCTTGCCCCCATCTTCACCACCTCTAACATTGCGGCGGATCACAACCAGCTGACTATGGAGATGATGAAGAAGATCGCTTTGAAGCATGGTCTGGTTTGCCTGCTCCACGAAAAGCCCTTCGCAGGGGTCAACGGCTCCGGCAAGCACAATAACTGGTCCATTTCCTCCAACGATGGACAGAACCTGCTGGATCCCGGTGACACACCCCTGCACAACATGCAGTTCCTGACCTTCCTGTGTGCCATCATCAAGGGTGTACATGAGTATGCGCCTCTGCTCCGTCTGTCTGCAGCTTCCGCTGGCAATGATCACCGGCTGGGTGCAAATGAAGCACCGCCGGCTGTAGTTTCCATTTTCATCGGCGATGATCTGCAGAGAGTACTGGATGCACTGGAGAACGGTACCAACATCAAGACCGATCAGGATCTGGAGTTTGTTATCGGCGTAGACGCTCTGCCCAACTTCCGGAAGGATGCAACCGACCGGAACCGTACTTCTCCCTTTGCTTTCACCGGCAACAAGTTCGAGTTCAGAATGCTGGGCTCTGCGGATTCTATTTCTTGTACCAATACCATCATGAACACCATTGTTGCACAGGAGCTGTGTGAATTTGCTGATAAGCTGGAACAGGCAGAGGACTTTGACAAGGCGCTGAAGGAGCTGCTGATCCAGACCATCAAGGAGCACAAGGCGATCATCTTCAACGGCAACGGCTATTCGGATGAGTGGCTGGAGGAGGCTGCCCGGAGAGGACTGCCGAATCTGGTATCCACTGTGGATGCTCTGCCTCATTACATGGATCCTCAGAACATTGCAATGTTTGAGAAGTTCCGCATCTACACCAAGGAGGAGATCGCTTCCCGTACCGATATCCTTCTGGAAAATTACAGCAAGGTCATCAACATCGAAGCCATGACCATGCTGGATATGACCAAGAAGAAGCTGCTGCCTGCTGCAATGGAATACGGCAAGAAGATCTGCGATACCGCCATTGCAAAGAAGCAGTTGGGTCTGGATGCTTCTGCGGAAACCAAGCTTGCGGCGGATCTGGACAGCAACACTGCCAAGATGTACGAGGCAATGCAGGCTCTGGAGAGCAAGGTCAACGCAGCCAAGGAGATCGGCGATGTGCTGGAGTGTGCAAAGGCATACCGCAGCCAGGTATTCTCCGCTATGGGTGACCTGCGTACTTATGCGGATCAGCTGGAAATGCTGGTTTCCGCAGAGGATTGGCCGCTGCCGCCCTACTCTGATCTGCTGTTCAACGTATAA
- a CDS encoding TetR/AcrR family transcriptional regulator, with the protein MKIARRYDKENAKRRILSVCVRLFIEKGYSRTTNAEILRLADVTNGTFYNIFHSKDGILLELTEFMFSNQFGIANQLAGEHADPILLYALETSIQITLTELNENLREIYTEAYTDPQVAEFIHRKTAVELYRIFGSYLPQCREADFFELEIGTAGIMRAYMTKQCDCYFTLKRKLKRFLTMSLGAYNVPKEKQEEVISQVLQMDITATANAVMQRLFAALEMKYDFVLAEQQ; encoded by the coding sequence TTGAAAATAGCAAGAAGGTATGATAAAGAGAACGCCAAAAGAAGGATTCTTTCTGTATGCGTTCGTCTGTTTATTGAAAAGGGGTACAGCCGAACCACCAATGCAGAGATCCTCCGACTGGCTGATGTAACCAACGGTACATTCTACAATATTTTTCACTCCAAGGACGGCATACTGCTGGAGCTGACAGAATTTATGTTCTCAAACCAGTTTGGTATTGCCAATCAGCTGGCAGGGGAGCATGCAGACCCTATTTTGCTGTATGCCCTGGAAACCTCTATCCAGATCACTCTGACAGAGTTGAATGAAAACCTCCGGGAGATCTACACGGAAGCCTATACAGATCCCCAGGTGGCTGAGTTTATTCACCGGAAAACAGCGGTGGAACTGTATCGGATCTTCGGGAGCTATCTGCCCCAGTGCAGGGAAGCGGATTTCTTTGAGCTGGAGATCGGAACGGCTGGGATCATGCGGGCATACATGACCAAGCAGTGCGACTGCTATTTTACGCTAAAACGCAAATTAAAGCGATTCCTGACCATGAGTCTGGGTGCTTACAATGTGCCGAAGGAAAAGCAGGAAGAAGTGATCTCACAGGTCTTGCAGATGGATATTACTGCAACGGCAAATGCAGTAATGCAGCGCCTGTTCGCCGCACTGGAAATGAAATATGACTTTGTATTGGCTGAGCAACAGTAG
- a CDS encoding homoserine dehydrogenase, translating to MAKFAVLGFGVVGSGVVELFYKNKAHIEEKAGQEMDVKYILDIRQFPASPYKDKIVASIDPILEDPEVTAIAECMGGVEPAFTYVKACLERGKSVSTSNKELVAQKGAELLALAAEKNCNFFFEASVGGAIPIIRPLHKCLAANDISGVAGILNGTTNFILTKMIRDKMQFADALALAQKLGYAEKDPTADVEGLDACRKICIISSLVFGKHVYPKDVYTKGIADIALEDVELAGHLGGAVKLIASVQRQADGRILPAVMPMFVSYDNLISRVDDVFNAIMVYGDAIDKTMFYGRGAGKFPTASAVLGDVIDAVKHARTVFSQAWEPSDDNRFLAPIAERTSRMYLKVSKCDPQQMFRKLYDFYASQKIAVDAQLSLARLKDGENIAFLTPTELTEAQCDMLVAQMTTGGIQVISRMPVLN from the coding sequence ATGGCAAAGTTTGCAGTATTGGGATTCGGCGTGGTCGGTTCCGGCGTAGTGGAACTGTTTTACAAAAACAAAGCCCACATTGAAGAAAAAGCAGGACAGGAGATGGATGTCAAGTACATTCTGGATATCCGCCAGTTTCCTGCAAGCCCCTATAAGGACAAGATCGTGGCAAGCATTGACCCGATCCTGGAGGATCCGGAGGTCACTGCGATTGCAGAGTGCATGGGAGGCGTAGAGCCTGCTTTCACCTATGTCAAGGCATGCCTGGAACGGGGTAAGAGTGTTTCCACCTCCAATAAGGAGTTGGTTGCCCAGAAGGGTGCAGAGCTGCTGGCACTGGCTGCGGAAAAAAACTGCAATTTCTTCTTTGAAGCAAGCGTAGGCGGCGCCATCCCTATCATTCGTCCCCTGCATAAGTGCCTGGCCGCCAATGATATCAGCGGTGTTGCCGGCATCCTCAACGGTACTACCAACTTCATTCTCACCAAAATGATCCGGGACAAGATGCAGTTTGCCGATGCGCTGGCTCTGGCACAGAAGCTGGGCTATGCAGAAAAGGATCCCACCGCAGATGTGGAAGGTCTGGACGCATGCAGAAAGATCTGCATCATCTCCTCCCTGGTGTTCGGCAAGCACGTTTACCCGAAGGATGTTTACACCAAGGGCATTGCCGACATTGCACTGGAGGATGTGGAGCTTGCCGGGCATCTGGGTGGCGCTGTCAAGCTGATCGCCAGCGTACAGCGGCAGGCAGATGGCAGGATCCTGCCGGCGGTTATGCCCATGTTCGTGTCCTATGACAATCTGATCTCCCGTGTGGATGACGTGTTCAACGCAATCATGGTATACGGGGACGCCATTGACAAAACCATGTTCTACGGCAGAGGCGCAGGCAAATTCCCCACAGCCAGTGCAGTACTGGGCGATGTGATCGATGCCGTCAAGCATGCACGCACCGTATTCTCACAGGCCTGGGAACCCTCCGATGACAACCGCTTCCTGGCTCCCATCGCAGAACGCACTTCCAGAATGTATCTGAAGGTGAGCAAGTGCGATCCCCAGCAGATGTTCCGGAAGCTGTACGACTTTTACGCCTCCCAGAAAATCGCCGTGGATGCACAGCTGTCCCTTGCCCGGCTGAAGGACGGGGAAAACATCGCATTTCTCACGCCTACAGAGTTGACGGAGGCGCAGTGCGATATGCTGGTGGCACAGATGACCACAGGAGGCATTCAGGTGATCAGCCGCATGCCGGTTCTGAACTGA
- the hpf gene encoding ribosome hibernation-promoting factor, HPF/YfiA family yields the protein MKLIVTAKKMQIAQSFSTYAEGKLSAKLDRFFEGDADAKITLSEQKNLIVLELTVKAGSMIYRAEQTALDKNDALDAAIDKIIRQICKNKSKLGKRIKEGAFRDLPMDAVEEQASYEIIKHKTFKMRPMSVDEAILQMNMLGHAFFMFCNGATGAVNVVYRRDDGNYAVLEPSIE from the coding sequence TTGAAACTTATCGTAACAGCAAAGAAAATGCAGATCGCCCAGAGCTTTTCCACATATGCAGAAGGGAAGCTCTCCGCTAAACTGGATCGCTTTTTTGAAGGCGACGCAGACGCAAAGATCACCCTGTCCGAGCAGAAGAATCTGATCGTACTGGAGTTGACTGTAAAGGCAGGCAGCATGATCTATCGCGCAGAGCAGACTGCATTGGATAAAAACGATGCACTGGATGCGGCGATTGACAAGATTATTCGCCAGATCTGCAAAAATAAGAGCAAGCTGGGCAAGCGCATCAAGGAAGGCGCATTCCGGGATCTGCCCATGGATGCGGTAGAAGAGCAGGCTTCCTACGAGATCATCAAACACAAGACCTTTAAGATGCGTCCTATGAGCGTGGACGAAGCCATCCTGCAGATGAACATGCTGGGGCATGCGTTCTTCATGTTCTGCAATGGTGCAACCGGCGCAGTGAATGTGGTTTACCGCCGTGATGACGGAAACTACGCCGTTCTGGAGCCTTCCATCGAATAA